One window of the Campylobacter showae CSUNSWCD genome contains the following:
- a CDS encoding type II toxin-antitoxin system RelE family toxin, which yields MSYELEFLPGALKEWQKLDNSIKVQFKKKLSERLENPKVAKDKLRGYEDVYKIKLRDVGYRLAYQVKDSEIVVLVLVVGKRENNEVYEMLKDKFN from the coding sequence ATGAGCTATGAGTTAGAGTTCTTACCAGGCGCTTTAAAAGAGTGGCAAAAGCTAGACAATAGCATAAAAGTGCAGTTTAAAAAGAAGCTAAGTGAGCGTCTAGAAAACCCAAAGGTTGCCAAGGACAAGCTACGAGGCTACGAAGATGTCTATAAGATCAAGTTAAGAGATGTCGGCTACCGCTTGGCATATCAGGTAAAAGATAGTGAGATAGTAGTGTTAGTGCTAGTTGTCGGCAAAAGAGAGAACAACGAAGTATACGAGATGCTAAAGGATAAATTTAACTAA
- a CDS encoding site-specific integrase, with translation MAQRISETVYAILDQKYGSTSNLKLVRTKNDHRSMEDIIMDPNPPKNIKIKLDDDSSFSIFNPSAKITKEYEIRQVLQATSGSSNQFSALNLEDQKSLKDAFEIFETNTKRADKWSPDTQRLVTGVKKLLFLYFNEDTPVYRITRDNLLEFRDLLYKIPTKLAQKSRYKDKSLSQILKLGENDDKLSEPTIQKYMIRVIQFFNYCFDSGYISKSITAKMNVKIDIDPSERAVLPYEASEARKIFEIVTSIKQSGKSPSSRIEASELYYVTMIAAYSGMRIKEITQLHKEDIALKDGIYCFNINTNDGKTTKTKNSIRFVPIHSKLIDLGLLEYVNSKKSGNIFKVSNKDFSEIFRSQIQRKFIDKDSKKTFYSFRHYFIDYLVQREVEANLIAQIVGHEKQYKILLNTYAKPINANTLKAKVEMVSYDNE, from the coding sequence ATGGCTCAGAGGATTAGCGAGACGGTTTATGCCATACTAGATCAAAAGTATGGCTCAACTTCAAATTTAAAGCTAGTAAGAACAAAGAATGACCATAGAAGCATGGAAGATATTATAATGGACCCAAATCCACCAAAAAATATCAAGATAAAATTAGATGACGATAGTAGCTTTAGTATTTTTAATCCTAGCGCCAAAATAACCAAAGAGTATGAGATCAGGCAAGTACTGCAAGCGACATCTGGCTCTAGCAATCAATTCTCAGCTTTAAATTTAGAAGATCAAAAGAGCTTAAAGGATGCATTCGAGATATTTGAGACAAACACTAAAAGAGCTGACAAGTGGTCGCCAGATACGCAAAGACTAGTTACTGGCGTAAAAAAGCTCTTATTTTTATACTTTAACGAAGATACGCCAGTTTATAGGATCACAAGAGATAACTTGCTTGAATTTAGAGATCTTCTTTATAAAATTCCAACTAAGCTAGCTCAAAAGAGCAGGTATAAAGATAAAAGTTTATCTCAGATACTTAAGCTAGGAGAAAATGACGATAAACTCTCTGAGCCTACTATCCAAAAATATATGATAAGGGTTATTCAGTTTTTTAACTACTGCTTTGATAGCGGCTATATAAGTAAAAGCATAACTGCAAAAATGAATGTCAAGATAGACATAGACCCTAGCGAAAGGGCAGTGCTTCCATACGAAGCATCAGAAGCTAGAAAGATCTTTGAGATAGTAACTAGTATCAAACAAAGTGGTAAATCACCAAGTTCAAGGATAGAGGCTAGTGAGCTCTACTACGTCACAATGATAGCTGCTTATAGTGGCATGAGGATAAAAGAGATCACACAGCTTCATAAGGAAGATATAGCTTTAAAAGATGGGATTTACTGCTTTAACATAAACACAAATGATGGTAAAACCACCAAGACCAAAAACAGCATTAGGTTTGTGCCTATTCATAGTAAGCTCATAGATCTAGGTCTGCTAGAATATGTTAATAGCAAGAAAAGCGGAAATATATTTAAGGTAAGCAATAAGGACTTCTCTGAAATTTTTAGAAGCCAGATCCAAAGAAAGTTTATAGACAAAGACTCTAAAAAGACCTTCTACTCTTTTAGGCACTACTTTATAGACTATCTAGTGCAACGCGAGGTAGAAGCTAACCTTATAGCCCAGATAGTAGGACATGAAAAGCAGTATAAAATTTTACTAAACACTTATGCCAAGCCTATTAATGCAAACACACTAAAGGCTAAAGTAGAGATGGTATCGTATGATAATGAGTAG
- a CDS encoding type II toxin-antitoxin system Phd/YefM family antitoxin, translated as MQTIQANFTASISELKKSPAQILKQAGDNVVAILNHNVPSAYLVPSAVYEKMAEIIEEYHLSKAVDAALASGEKPVKVSLDEL; from the coding sequence ATGCAAACTATACAAGCAAATTTTACAGCTAGCATAAGTGAGCTAAAAAAGTCTCCAGCTCAAATTTTAAAACAAGCTGGAGATAATGTCGTAGCTATACTAAACCACAATGTCCCTAGTGCATATCTAGTGCCTAGTGCTGTCTATGAAAAGATGGCAGAGATAATAGAAGAGTATCATCTAAGTAAAGCAGTAGATGCTGCTCTAGCAAGTGGTGAAAAACCAGTAAAAGTAAGCTTAGATGAGCTATGA